One Vibrio campbellii CAIM 519 = NBRC 15631 = ATCC 25920 genomic window carries:
- a CDS encoding response regulator transcription factor produces the protein MGSDIGKTTETSFEALMIRQAKSLTSSHADECQSQLEQFMLEAMNWFEIDRMTMFPNSMLFFNQGKTLSVARAPHKVLTVDQVGVEDCERYLCLIGNSEEIQIFDKDKLANSDVVVLRMLSAQGACCHYTIPLVQFGQRWGGLSFTLFGSKGCGLTQSQIEQVTFISHMWLSFWQHSKLHRSLHRPDMKTDKENHRLLRLSHRQCDVLGLLAKGLSAKEIANELNLSPRTIESHKYRLLDMLELDSHADLVQFALRNGIGY, from the coding sequence ATGGGCAGCGATATAGGTAAAACGACCGAAACCAGTTTTGAGGCACTCATGATTCGTCAAGCGAAGAGCCTGACATCCTCTCATGCAGATGAATGCCAAAGCCAACTTGAACAATTCATGCTAGAAGCCATGAATTGGTTTGAAATCGACCGCATGACAATGTTCCCGAACTCCATGCTTTTCTTCAATCAAGGTAAAACCCTTTCCGTTGCGCGAGCCCCGCACAAAGTACTGACCGTTGATCAAGTGGGTGTGGAAGATTGCGAGCGGTACCTATGCCTGATTGGTAATTCTGAAGAGATTCAAATCTTCGATAAAGACAAACTCGCCAACAGTGACGTTGTCGTCTTACGCATGCTTTCCGCACAAGGGGCTTGCTGCCATTACACCATCCCACTGGTCCAGTTTGGACAACGCTGGGGAGGCTTATCCTTCACTTTATTTGGGAGCAAGGGATGCGGCTTAACACAAAGCCAGATTGAACAGGTTACGTTCATCTCCCATATGTGGCTCTCCTTTTGGCAACACTCAAAGTTGCATCGCAGCCTGCATCGCCCGGACATGAAAACCGATAAAGAAAACCATCGATTGCTGCGTTTAAGTCATCGTCAATGCGATGTGTTGGGTTTGTTGGCAAAAGGCTTATCGGCAAAAGAGATAGCAAACGAGTTAAACCTCAGCCCCCGAACCATCGAGTCGCATAAATATCGACTGTTAGATATGTTAGAACTCGACAGCCATGCAGATTTGGTGCAGTTTGCGCTTCGCAATGGCATAGGTTACTAG
- the queD gene encoding 6-carboxytetrahydropterin synthase QueD encodes MKTELYKEFMFEAAHHLPHVPEGHKCGRLHGHSFLVRLYVEGEVDPHTGWVVDFAEIKAAFKPIYNRLDHYYLNDIEGLENPTSEVLAKWIWQQLKPSLPLLSKVEIKETCTAGCIYKGE; translated from the coding sequence ATGAAAACAGAATTGTACAAAGAGTTTATGTTCGAAGCGGCACACCACTTGCCACACGTACCAGAAGGTCACAAGTGTGGACGCTTACACGGGCACTCTTTCCTTGTTCGTCTTTATGTAGAAGGTGAAGTAGACCCACATACGGGTTGGGTTGTTGATTTCGCAGAGATCAAAGCGGCATTCAAACCAATCTACAACCGTTTAGACCACTACTACTTAAATGATATTGAAGGTCTAGAAAACCCGACTAGTGAAGTACTGGCAAAATGGATTTGGCAACAACTTAAGCCAAGTCTTCCTCTGTTGAGCAAAGTAGAGATCAAAGAAACTTGTACAGCGGGTTGTATCTACAAGGGCGAGTAA
- a CDS encoding methyl-accepting chemotaxis protein: MRSIITFKLLLALIAVLSCVLAVSTGYQYYQQKTLINNVLSEQLHDKASNYFDSLNMMMLTGTMVQKETLRQKALAQEGIEQVRVLRADAVSKFYGPGDANQKPVDDIDQRALNGELVIEPISADWGKGLVVALPMKSSENYRGTNCVACHIAPEGEVLGAIRLEYNMNHVNSLINKQAMFAMGIMSVIAFVGFLITMGLIRKIIVRPIQNTSRFMSNVSASKDLSKRLECKQRDEVGQLSDSINSFMDTVSESLERVRDTSHSLAGSAGRLTDVAKSTDEAADNQQVETNEVQTNIIGMLEQQDVVEQATIDATILVNHTVDVATTSASQAHHVSGDIKSLVTDIDKVREKIATLNQQTEEVSSILGVIKGIAEQTNLLALNAAIEAARAGDQGRGFAVVADEVRNLASRTAEATSNIENIISQFQQGSEESLTSVDNVCQFAHQRSVDVENLSETMRNVVDEMHQVLKHAENIQQQTQTTSNVSKHIQSKVDTITLHANDTSQSASHTREISVDLEHLSERLESLLNQFTLSEEQRTRK; encoded by the coding sequence ATGCGCTCAATCATTACCTTCAAACTCCTACTTGCTCTTATCGCGGTGTTATCGTGCGTACTCGCGGTGTCGACGGGCTATCAGTACTATCAACAAAAAACGTTGATCAATAACGTACTGAGTGAACAACTGCATGATAAAGCCAGCAACTACTTCGACAGCCTCAACATGATGATGCTAACAGGCACCATGGTGCAGAAAGAAACATTGCGACAAAAAGCCTTAGCCCAAGAAGGCATTGAGCAAGTACGCGTCTTGCGCGCTGACGCGGTTTCCAAATTTTATGGGCCTGGCGATGCCAATCAAAAACCAGTGGATGATATTGACCAACGAGCGCTCAATGGTGAGTTAGTGATTGAGCCTATCAGTGCTGACTGGGGGAAAGGTTTAGTCGTAGCACTGCCGATGAAGTCGAGTGAAAACTATCGCGGCACCAATTGCGTTGCCTGCCATATTGCTCCTGAAGGTGAAGTGCTAGGTGCGATTCGACTTGAGTACAACATGAACCATGTGAACTCCCTAATTAACAAGCAAGCGATGTTCGCTATGGGGATCATGTCCGTGATTGCGTTTGTTGGCTTCCTCATTACGATGGGGTTAATTCGCAAAATCATCGTTCGCCCGATTCAAAATACATCGCGTTTTATGTCTAACGTCAGTGCAAGTAAAGACTTATCCAAGCGACTTGAATGCAAACAGCGTGATGAAGTGGGCCAACTTTCTGATTCCATTAATTCCTTTATGGATACCGTATCAGAGAGCTTAGAGCGTGTACGTGATACCTCCCACTCTCTGGCTGGTTCAGCAGGGAGGCTCACTGATGTTGCCAAATCTACCGATGAAGCGGCAGACAATCAGCAAGTCGAAACCAATGAGGTGCAAACTAATATTATCGGCATGCTGGAGCAACAAGATGTCGTAGAGCAAGCGACTATCGATGCCACTATCTTGGTTAATCATACCGTTGATGTCGCCACCACCAGCGCAAGCCAAGCGCATCATGTAAGCGGAGACATCAAGAGCTTAGTAACAGATATCGACAAGGTCCGAGAGAAGATAGCAACCTTGAATCAGCAAACGGAAGAAGTTTCCTCGATACTTGGCGTTATCAAAGGCATAGCCGAACAGACGAACCTACTTGCGCTAAACGCAGCAATAGAGGCAGCTCGCGCCGGTGATCAAGGTCGTGGTTTTGCTGTTGTTGCCGATGAAGTGCGAAATCTTGCCTCTCGCACAGCAGAAGCCACCAGCAATATTGAGAACATTATTTCTCAGTTCCAGCAAGGCAGTGAAGAGTCACTTACCTCCGTCGACAACGTGTGTCAGTTTGCTCACCAGCGCTCTGTCGATGTAGAAAACTTGTCAGAGACCATGCGCAATGTGGTGGATGAAATGCATCAGGTATTAAAACACGCCGAAAACATCCAACAACAAACTCAAACCACGTCAAATGTGAGCAAACATATCCAAAGCAAAGTCGATACGATTACCTTACACGCGAATGACACCTCGCAATCGGCGTCCCATACTCGCGAAATCAGTGTTGATTTAGAACATCTTTCTGAGCGTTTGGAGTCATTACTTAACCAATTTACCCTGTCAGAGGAACAAAGGACTCGGAAATAA
- the asnS gene encoding asparagine--tRNA ligase, translating to MTYAPVSDVLKGQLAVDSEVTVRGWIRSRRDSKAGISFLAIYDGSCFDPIQAVVPNNLNNYDDEVLKLTTGCSVEVTGKIVESPAKGQDFELAATNVKVVGWVEDADTYPMAKTRHSIEYLREVAHLRPRTNVIGAVARVRNCLSQAIHRFYHEQGYFWVSAPLITASDAEGAGEMFRVSTLDMENLPRTEEGKVDYNEDFFGKETFLTVSGQLNGEAYACALSKVYTFGPTFRAENSNTSRHLAEFWMVEPEVAFADLNDIAKLSEDMLKYVFKAALEECRDDLEFFAQRIDKEAITRLEKFVSSDFAQVDYTDAIQILLDSGREFEFPVEWGIDMSSEHERFLAEEHFKAPVIVKNYPKDIKAFYMRLNDDGKTVAAMDVLAPGIGEIIGGSQREERLDILDERMREIGIDPEHMNWYRDLRRYGTVPHAGFGLGFERLVSYVTGMGNVRDVIPFPRTPRSANF from the coding sequence ATGACTTACGCGCCTGTATCAGACGTTTTGAAAGGTCAGCTAGCAGTAGACAGTGAAGTAACTGTTCGTGGCTGGATCCGTTCACGTCGTGATTCCAAAGCTGGAATCTCTTTCCTTGCCATTTATGACGGCTCTTGTTTCGACCCGATTCAGGCCGTGGTCCCTAATAATCTTAATAATTACGACGACGAAGTTCTTAAGCTAACTACAGGCTGTTCTGTTGAAGTAACTGGTAAGATTGTTGAGTCTCCTGCGAAAGGTCAAGACTTCGAGCTAGCAGCAACTAACGTAAAAGTAGTTGGCTGGGTTGAAGATGCTGACACTTACCCAATGGCAAAAACTCGTCACTCTATCGAGTACCTACGTGAAGTAGCGCACCTACGTCCGCGCACAAACGTAATCGGTGCAGTAGCACGTGTACGTAACTGTCTATCTCAAGCGATCCACCGCTTCTACCACGAGCAAGGATACTTCTGGGTATCTGCGCCACTGATCACTGCTTCAGATGCTGAAGGTGCTGGTGAAATGTTCCGCGTTTCTACGCTAGACATGGAAAACCTACCTCGCACAGAAGAAGGCAAAGTAGACTACAACGAAGATTTCTTCGGTAAAGAAACGTTCCTTACGGTATCTGGTCAGCTTAACGGTGAAGCTTACGCTTGTGCACTAAGCAAAGTTTACACATTCGGCCCTACTTTCCGTGCTGAAAACTCAAACACTAGCCGCCACCTAGCAGAATTCTGGATGGTTGAGCCTGAAGTAGCATTCGCAGACCTAAACGACATTGCGAAACTATCTGAAGACATGCTTAAGTACGTGTTTAAAGCAGCACTAGAAGAGTGTCGTGATGACCTAGAGTTCTTCGCTCAACGTATCGACAAAGAAGCAATCACTCGTCTTGAGAAATTCGTTTCTTCTGACTTCGCTCAAGTAGACTACACTGACGCAATCCAAATCCTTCTTGATTCTGGTCGTGAGTTCGAATTCCCTGTTGAGTGGGGTATCGACATGTCTTCTGAGCACGAGCGTTTCCTTGCTGAAGAACACTTCAAAGCGCCTGTAATCGTTAAGAACTACCCGAAAGACATCAAAGCATTCTACATGCGTCTAAATGACGATGGTAAAACGGTAGCTGCGATGGACGTTCTTGCACCTGGCATCGGCGAAATCATCGGTGGTTCTCAACGTGAAGAGCGTCTAGACATTCTAGATGAGCGCATGCGTGAAATTGGCATCGATCCAGAGCACATGAACTGGTACCGCGACCTACGTCGTTACGGCACTGTGCCACACGCAGGCTTCGGTCTAGGCTTCGAGCGTCTAGTTTCTTACGTAACAGGTATGGGCAACGTTCGTGACGTGATCCCATTCCCACGTACACCTCGCTCTGCGAACTTCTAA
- a CDS encoding PLP-dependent aminotransferase family protein: MNRYRQLAELFKTQIQQNTWRAGEKLPSVRVTSRSHSVSTGTVLQAYQLLEAQGWVTAKPQSGYFVTADLERLEVSTSESHPLRVSVNDELYDFLKHQASPEAIKLGSAFPEPTLFPLDALNRNLASSGRKMGPDTLLDNLPPGSESLRRLIAQRYIQQGMSLTHDDIVITSGGLEALNLSLQAVTQPGDIVVVESPTFYGALQAIERLGLKAIEVRVDAKKGHSLTQLESLFEQHDVKACWLMTNFHNPTGTSLSDEEKDRVVDLANQHDVYLIEDDVYAELYFGEKKPTSLKSFDTHERVLHCGSLSKSLCPGYRLGWVINKRFNEPIQKLQLMSTLSGSAPIQQGVAHYLQNDSYDNHLRKLRKTLQQRQQRFIALLEQHLPAQVDFYVPQGGYFLWLTLPKGTSSKALYHALLAEQVTIAHGKLFSLDAHFENRLRLNTSLAMDEHVEQAIRKLSDLLR, translated from the coding sequence ATGAACCGATACCGCCAATTGGCTGAGCTGTTTAAAACTCAGATCCAGCAAAATACATGGAGAGCAGGAGAAAAACTGCCATCTGTTCGTGTAACGAGTCGCAGCCATTCAGTCAGTACTGGGACAGTATTGCAAGCTTATCAATTGCTAGAAGCTCAAGGTTGGGTGACGGCAAAACCGCAATCAGGGTACTTTGTTACCGCTGATCTCGAACGATTGGAAGTTTCAACGTCAGAAAGCCATCCGCTGCGAGTGTCGGTTAATGATGAGTTGTATGATTTTCTAAAACATCAAGCGTCGCCAGAGGCAATAAAACTTGGATCTGCTTTTCCCGAACCGACTTTGTTTCCGTTAGACGCATTAAACCGCAACCTTGCCAGCTCTGGGCGGAAAATGGGACCAGACACCTTGCTGGATAATCTTCCCCCAGGTAGCGAGTCACTCCGCCGCTTGATTGCTCAGCGCTATATTCAGCAGGGCATGAGCTTAACTCATGATGACATCGTGATTACATCGGGAGGGTTAGAAGCGCTCAACCTTAGCCTGCAAGCCGTTACTCAACCCGGCGATATTGTAGTCGTTGAGTCACCGACTTTTTATGGTGCGCTACAAGCGATTGAACGGCTCGGTTTGAAGGCGATAGAAGTTCGCGTGGATGCTAAGAAAGGCCATTCATTAACTCAATTAGAAAGTCTGTTTGAGCAGCACGATGTGAAAGCATGTTGGCTCATGACTAACTTCCACAATCCGACAGGTACATCGCTTAGTGACGAGGAAAAAGATCGTGTTGTCGATCTTGCTAATCAGCACGATGTGTATCTAATCGAAGATGACGTTTATGCTGAGCTGTACTTTGGTGAGAAGAAGCCAACGTCACTTAAAAGCTTTGATACTCATGAGCGAGTGCTCCACTGTGGTTCATTATCAAAAAGCCTTTGTCCAGGTTATCGTTTAGGTTGGGTAATCAACAAACGCTTCAATGAGCCGATTCAAAAGTTGCAATTGATGTCGACTTTGTCAGGCAGCGCTCCTATTCAACAAGGCGTGGCGCATTACCTTCAAAATGATAGTTACGACAACCATCTAAGAAAGCTGCGTAAAACGCTCCAGCAGCGCCAACAACGATTTATTGCTCTTCTTGAACAGCATCTTCCCGCGCAAGTTGATTTCTATGTACCGCAAGGTGGGTATTTTCTGTGGTTGACACTGCCAAAAGGCACCAGTAGCAAAGCGCTCTATCACGCATTGCTTGCTGAACAGGTGACCATTGCTCATGGCAAGCTGTTCTCCTTGGATGCACATTTTGAAAACCGTCTGCGGCTTAATACCTCTTTAGCGATGGATGAGCACGTTGAACAAGCCATTCGCAAATTGAGCGATTTACTTCGCTAA
- a CDS encoding amino acid aminotransferase, which translates to MFEKVVAAPADPILGLTEEFKKDTRAEKINLGVGIYKNEQGETPVLANVKKAEASLIETEKTKSYLTIEGTAEYGLAVQKLLFGADAEIVADKRAKTAQAPGGTGALRVAGEFIKRQLGSVKVWISNPTWANHNGVFTAAGIETAQYSYYNAETKDKDFDAMLTDLQSASEGDVVLLHGCCHNPTGIDPTAEEWETLAKLVADKKLLPLFDFAYQGFAKGVEEDAAGLRTFAKYNEEILVASSFSKNFGLYNERVGAFTLVAESEEVATTAFSQVKAIIRSIYSNPPAHGSAVVTHILGDAALRAEWEAEVAEMRDRIQEMRELFVATLKAEGVDADFSFIERQNGMFSFSGLSKEQVNRLKEEFAIYIVGSGRISVAGMTKSNMGPLCKGIAAVL; encoded by the coding sequence ATGTTTGAAAAAGTAGTTGCCGCTCCGGCTGACCCTATTCTTGGACTAACTGAAGAGTTTAAAAAAGATACTCGCGCTGAAAAAATCAACCTAGGCGTTGGTATTTACAAGAACGAACAAGGTGAAACCCCTGTTCTTGCGAATGTTAAAAAAGCCGAAGCCTCACTGATTGAAACTGAAAAAACCAAATCTTACCTGACCATCGAAGGTACTGCAGAATACGGCCTTGCCGTGCAAAAACTGCTTTTCGGTGCTGATGCTGAAATCGTCGCAGACAAACGCGCTAAAACAGCACAAGCTCCAGGTGGTACTGGTGCATTACGCGTTGCAGGTGAATTTATTAAGCGCCAACTTGGTAGCGTTAAAGTGTGGATTAGTAACCCAACTTGGGCTAACCACAATGGCGTATTCACTGCCGCAGGTATTGAGACAGCACAATACAGCTACTACAACGCAGAAACCAAAGACAAAGACTTCGACGCAATGCTGACTGATCTTCAGTCTGCTTCCGAAGGCGACGTGGTTCTGCTGCACGGCTGCTGCCACAACCCAACAGGTATCGACCCAACTGCGGAAGAGTGGGAAACACTGGCTAAGCTGGTTGCTGATAAAAAACTACTTCCTCTATTCGACTTTGCATACCAAGGTTTCGCGAAAGGTGTAGAGGAAGATGCAGCAGGTCTACGTACTTTCGCTAAGTACAACGAAGAGATCCTAGTAGCGAGCTCTTTCTCTAAGAACTTTGGCCTTTACAACGAGCGTGTTGGTGCATTCACTTTAGTTGCAGAATCAGAAGAAGTGGCAACAACAGCATTTTCACAAGTCAAAGCAATCATCCGTTCTATTTACTCTAACCCACCAGCTCACGGCAGTGCGGTTGTAACTCATATTCTTGGCGACGCAGCACTGCGTGCAGAATGGGAAGCAGAAGTAGCAGAAATGCGTGACCGTATCCAAGAGATGCGTGAACTGTTTGTAGCAACTCTGAAAGCAGAAGGTGTCGACGCAGACTTTAGCTTCATCGAGCGTCAAAACGGCATGTTCTCGTTCTCTGGTCTGTCTAAAGAACAAGTAAACCGTCTGAAAGAAGAGTTCGCAATCTACATTGTTGGCTCTGGCCGCATCAGTGTAGCGGGCATGACGAAGTCAAACATGGGTCCTCTATGTAAAGGCATTGCTGCGGTTCTATAA
- a CDS encoding outer membrane beta-barrel protein, producing the protein MVRLLLAAPLVALPIMSVASESEQIDKFGYEHINLDIGAGTTNEEWLDNSNATTLGLGGNYMFTDNWLFNVDYSAQFFHPDDFTLRIDRLMFGGGYRYGINEQFDVYGIYGLGAIKAKATDDNTDRTLSSDSEFIQGVTIGANYLFSEKLMATAEVHLNRSDIVDENNYKIAFNYQWHHVIGTGLYYQFRDTDYQSRESDHINEVGISFKFVY; encoded by the coding sequence ATGGTAAGACTATTATTAGCTGCACCTCTTGTAGCATTACCAATAATGAGCGTTGCCTCAGAGTCAGAACAAATCGATAAATTTGGCTACGAGCACATCAATCTAGACATCGGGGCTGGTACCACAAATGAAGAATGGCTAGATAATTCCAACGCGACGACGTTGGGCTTGGGTGGTAACTATATGTTCACCGACAACTGGCTGTTTAATGTCGATTACTCCGCGCAGTTTTTCCACCCAGACGATTTCACTTTGCGTATAGACCGTTTGATGTTTGGTGGTGGTTATCGCTACGGTATTAATGAACAGTTTGATGTGTATGGTATCTATGGGCTTGGTGCGATTAAAGCCAAAGCGACCGACGACAATACCGATCGAACGCTTTCATCGGATAGTGAATTTATTCAAGGTGTGACGATTGGTGCTAATTACTTATTCAGTGAAAAGCTGATGGCAACGGCAGAAGTTCACTTAAATCGCAGTGATATTGTGGATGAGAACAACTACAAGATCGCGTTTAACTACCAATGGCACCATGTGATTGGTACTGGGCTTTACTATCAGTTCCGCGACACTGATTATCAAAGCCGAGAATCTGATCACATCAACGAAGTGGGCATCAGCTTTAAGTTCGTTTATTGA